A window of Castanea sativa cultivar Marrone di Chiusa Pesio chromosome 1, ASM4071231v1 contains these coding sequences:
- the LOC142630155 gene encoding uncharacterized protein LOC142630155 has protein sequence MTIRVPIEETPFRLTFGTEAIIPVEVGLTSFRVKTYEDQKNQQERNSNLNLIDEVKEEAMKRMAKHKEAMARYYNRKVRVRRFNTRDLVLRKVSQGTMDSSQGKLGPA, from the coding sequence ATGACCATAAGAGTCCCAATAGAAGAAACACCATTTAGACTGACATTTGGCACTGAGGCCATCATACCAGTGGAAGTAGGACTGACAAGCTTCAGAGTTAAAACATATGAAGACCAGAAGAATCAGCAGGAGCGTAATAGCAATCTGAACCTAATCgatgaagtcaaagaagaaGCTATGAAGCGAATGGCCAAACACAAAGAAGCAATGGCTAGGTACTACAACAGAAAGGTCAGGGTAAGAAGGTTCAACACAAGAGACCTCGTCCTTAGGAAGGTGTCACAGGGAACAATGGACTCATCTCAAGGAAAACTGGGACCAGCCTAG